The Bosea sp. 685 DNA window TGAAGCTGCCGCCCGCGATCGCGGCATAGAGCGGGTCGACAGCCTCGATCCGGAGCCAGGCCGGTGTCGCCCAGGTGAAGACCGAGACAAGCCCGACCGCGATGAAGGTGCGCGCCGCGAAGCGCCAGCCCATGCGGCGGATCGCCAGCCAGTAGAAGGGCAGGTTGAGGGCGAAGAACAGGATGCCGAAATTGATGCCGGTGGCGAATTGCAGCAGGAGCGCCAGGCCCGCCGCCCCGCTCGTGAGCAAGGTCGCCTTGGTGTAGAGCACGATGCCGATGCTCACCATCAAGGTGCCGAGCAGCATTGCCAACACGTCTTCATAGAAGCGGTGGCGTTCGCCCGTCTCCAAGGCGGTGGCAGCTTGCGTCATCGCGTCATCCCGGTTCGCGCGCCTTCGGCAGGGCTCGCCCTGCGGCGATGCAACGGTTGAGCCATGCGGAGCGATCCTGTAGGGCCGGACCACCCTTTCCGCCAGTGAGCGAGACCTGTTCCATGATCCTGCGGCTCGTCGCTGCGTTCCTGCTCTGCCTTGTTGCGCCCCAGGCCTTTGCTGATAACGCCTTTGCCGATGACACCGTCGCCTGGAAGACCGGGCGCGAGGCCGCCGCGATCGAACGGCGCATCGACGCGCTGCTGGCGAAGATGACGCTGGAGGAGAAGGTGGGGCAGCTCCATCTCTCGGGGCGCGGCGACGGCTTCGACATCAACCAGATCAAGACCGGCCACATGGGCGGGGTGATGAACTTCGTCGTGCCCAGCGAGGTGCTCGCCGTCCAGCACGCCGCGCGCGAATCGCGCCTGAAGATCCCGGTGATCATCGGGCTCGACGCGGTTCACGGCTTCTCGACCTATTTTCCGCTGCCGCTCGGCCAGGCCTCGACCTGGAATCCCAAGCTGATCGAAGAGGCGGCCTATTGGACCGGCCGCGAGGCGCGCGCCGCGGGCATCCAGTGGACCTTTGCGCCGATGGTCGACATCTCGCGTGATCCGCGCTGGGGCCGGGTGCTGGAAGGGGCGGGGGAGGACCCGTATCTCGCCTCGGTCGTGGCCGCAGCGCGCACCCATGGCTATCAGCGCGGCGGCGTCGCGACCACGGCGAAGCATTTCGTCGGCTATGGCGCGGCGGAAGCCGGCCGCGACTATAATTCGACCTGGATCCCGACGAGCCAGCTGTACGATCTCTACCTGCCGCCGTTCAAGGCGTCGTTCGAGGCGGGCTCGATGACGGCGATGGCGGCGTTCAACGCGCTGAACGGCATGCCAGCGACCGCCCATCGCGGCATGCTGACCGATCTGCTGCGCGGGAAATGGGGCTTCAAGGGCTTCGTCACCTCGGATTTCGGCTCGATCACCGAACTCAGGCTGCACGGTATCGCCAAGGATGATGCCGAGGCCGCGCGCAAGGCGCTGCTTGCCGGCATCGACATGGACATGATGGGCGATGTCTATCTCAAGCATCTCGGCAATGAGGTGACGGCCGGCCGCGTGCCGATGAAGGCTCTGAACGAGGCCGTGCGCCGGGTGCTGCGGGTGAAATTCCATCTCGGCCTGTTCGAGCGCGCCGATATCGATCCGGCTGCGGCGCCGGCGCTGATGCAGACGCAGGCCGCCCGCGAGGTGGCACTGAAGGCGGCCCAGGAAGGGGTGATCCTGCTGAAGAACGCCAATGAGACGCTGCCGATCGCGGCGGGCGTCAAATCGGTCGCGGTCATCGGCGCGATGGCGCGCCCCGAGGATGAGCGGGTCTGGACCGATCCCGCCGGGCTTGGCCGGCGCGTCATCCAGGCGCTGCCCGAGGCGCTGAAGGAGCGACTGCCGGCTGACGCGAACGTCGTCTACGAGCCCGCCTTCACCAAAGCCTGCGGCACGGAGTTCGCCGACAAGGGCGCTGCGCTGCGCGCGGCTGCCGCGAGCGACGTGATCGTCGCGATGCTGGGTGAGGATTGCGAGTTCATGGGCGAGGGCGCCTCGCGCACCAATCTCGGCCTGCCCGGGGTGCAGCAGGAACTGCTGGAGGCGCTGGTCGCTACCGGCAAGCCGGTCGTGCTGGTGCTGGCGACGGCGCGGCCTTTGGTGTTGAGCTGGGCCGAGGCCCATGTCGCGGCGATCGTCCAGACCTTCCATGGCGGCACGGAAGGGCGGACCGCCATCGCTGATGTTCTGGCCGGCAAGGTCAATCCGTCAGGGCGCGTGCCGATGAGTTTTCCGCGCTCGGTCGGGCAGATCCCGGTTTATTACGACCAGTTGCCGACCGGCCGGCCCGAGAAGGTCCGCCAGCGCTATGAATCCATCTTCATGGACGAGAAGAACGAGGCGCTCTACCCGTTCGGCTATGGCCTGTCCTATTCCCGCTTCACCTATGCCAATCCGCGTGTCGACAAGGCAAGCGTACCGATGAACGGGACCGTCGAGGTCTCGGTCGATGTCGGCAATGCCGGCTCCCGCGACGGGCAGGAGGTGGTGCAACTCTATATCCGCCAGCCGGTCGCCAGCCGCTCGCGGCCGCTGCGCGAATTGAAGGCATTTGAGAAGGTCGCGTTGCGCGCCGGGGAGACGCGGACGGTGCGCTTCAAGCTGGATGTGGCCCGGCTCGGCGTCCATGACGACGCGGGGCGCTATGTCCTCGACCCCGGAACCTTCGAAATCTATCTCGGCGGCTCGTCGCGGGCGTCGGAAACGGTCAGCTTCATTCTGACCAAGTCTTGATCGGATCGCCTCGCGCCCTGCATTCCCTTTGGTCTCGACAAGGATGAATTTTCGGTCAATCCTTTGAGGGCGCGGCCTTCGGACGCTTGCATCCGTCGGCTGGCAAGATGCGTGGCTCCAAAGGATGCGGCGATGGCGACCGGAACCGTAAAATGGTTCAATACTGAGAAGGGCTTTGGTTTCATTCAACCTGCTGACGGCGGCAAGGACGTGTTCGTCCATATAACTGCCGTAAAGGAAGCAGGCCTGATGACCCTGACGGAAGGGCAGAAAGTCTCGTTCGAGCTCAAGACCGAGCGCGGCAAGACGGCGGCGGGATCGCTCCAGCTGATCTGACCCTTTCGAGCTTGGCCTATGTCTGGAGATCGCATCCTGGCTGCTGCGATAACGAAGGGCTTTGCGCAGGAGATCGCGGGCGGTTTTTCGCTGCGGTGGAACTCGGGCAGCGGGCTCGCGGTATCGTGACGATCGCCGCAGACGCTTGCGAGCGCGAGTAGGCCGCCGCCCTGGTCATCGCGCGAAGCGCTTGGCTCCTGCGACGCAGAGCGCCACGGCCGCCGAGACGGCGACCATTTGCCAGCTGACCGCCTCGTTCAACAGCATCGACGCCAGCAGCAATCCGAAGAAGGGCTGCAACAATTGCAATTGCCCGACGGCGGCGATGCCGCCCTGGGCGAGGCCGCGATACCAGAAGACGAAGCCGATCAGCATGCTGAACAGCGAGACATAGCCGAGCCCGAGCCAGGCCGGTCCGCCTGTCTGCGCGAGCGACGCCGGCATGGTGCTGAAAGTGAGCGCCGCCATGATCGGCAAGGCCAGGACCAGCGCCCAGGAGATCACCTGCCAGCCGCCGAGCCTGCGCGACAGCGCCGCGCCTTCGGCATAGCCGAGGCCGCAGATGATGATGGCGGCGAGCATCAGGAGATCGCCCAGCGGTGAGGCGTCGAAGCCGTGGGTCATGGCGAAGCCGGCGACGAGTGCGCTGCCCAGGCAGGAGAACAGCCAGAAGGCCAGGCGCGGACGCTCGCCGCCGCGCAGCACGCCGAATATCGCCGTCGCCAGCGGCAGCAGCCCGATGAAGACGATGGAATGGGCCGAGGTGACGTGCTTCAGCGCCAGCGCCGTCAGGAGCGGGAAGCCCACGACGACGCTGAGCGCGACCACGACGAGCGAGACGAGATCTCCCCGTTCCGGCCGCTTCTGCCGGAAAGCGAGCAAGAGCCCGAGCGCGAGGATGCCGGCGATGGCGGCCCGCGCGGCGGTGAGGAAGACGGGGTCGAAATCGGCCACCGCCACCCGCGTCGCAGGCAGCGAGCCGCTGAAGATCAGCACGCCGATCAAGCCGTTGATCCAGCCGCTCAAGGTCTTGTCCATCGATCACGCTCCGATTTCTGCATGCATCGAGGGTGCGGCGTCGTTTTTCCAGAGACAGTTCAATACAGTTGATACAAACTGTGCTGCTTTCAGGAGCGATACGGATGCATGATTGGGTTCTGCCGAACAGCGATGACGGCACGCTGGTCGAGCGCGTCATGGCGGCCGTCAACCAGCGGATTGCGGGGCGGGCGCTTGCGCCGGGAGCCAAGCTGCCTTCGCTGCGCAGCCTCGCCGAGACGATGGGCGTGTCGAAATCGACCGTGGTGGAGGCCTATGATCGCCTCGCGGCCGAAGGCGTGATCCAGGCGCGGCGCGGCTCCGGCTTTTATGTGGTGGGACATGCGCCGCCCTTCTCGGTCGCCGATCTGGGCCCAAGGCTCGAGCGCGCGGTCGATCCGTTCTGGGTCTCGCGGCAATCGCTCGATGCCGGTGATGGCGTTCTCAAGCCAGGCTGTGGCTGGCTGCCGGCCGATTGGCTGCCGGAGGACAGCATGCGCCGGGCGTTGCGGGCGCTGTCGCGTGCGCCGGCCGAAACGCTGGCGGATTACGGTACCCCGCTGGGCTTGGCGCCGCTGCGGCAGGTGCTGGCCCGCCGCATGGCGCTCCACGGCATCGAGGTTGGGCCGGACCGGATCATGCTGACGGAATCCGGTACGCAGGCGCTTGACCTCGCCTGTCGTTTTCTGGTCGAGCCGGGTGACACGGTTCTCGTCGACGATCCCTGCTATTTCAATTTTCACGCCCTGCTGCGGGCGCATCGCGTCCGCATCGTGGGCGTGCCCTATACCCAGAACGGGCCGGACACCGTGCAGTTCGAGCAGGTGCTGGCGGAGCATCGCCCGCGCCTCTACATCACCAATTCCGCGCTTCACAACCCGACTGGCGCGACGCTGTCCCCGGTCGTCGCCCATCGCGTGTTGAAGCTCGCCGACCAGTTCGGCTTGACGATCATCGAGGACGACATCTTCGCCGATTTCGAGCTGGAGCCGGCCCCGCGCCTGGCCGCTTTCGACGGGCTCGACCGCGTCGTCCAGATCGGCAGCTTTTCCAAGTCGCTCTCGGCTTCGGTGCGCTGTGGCTACATTGCGGCAAAGCGGGACTGGATCGAGGGGCTGATCGATCTCAAGATTGCGGCCTCCTTCGGCACCGGCCGCCTTGCGGCCGAGATGGTCCTGACCATCCTCAGGGATGGCAGCTATCGCAAATACATGGATGGGCTGCGCGCGCGTCTGGCGCGGGCCATGAGCGAGACCTCGGCACGGCTCAAGGCCATGGGCATCCAGCCCTGGATAGAGCCGCGCGGCGGCATGTTCCTGTGGTGCGTGCTGCCCGAGGGGCTGGATTCCTCGATGATCGCGCGGCAGTTGCTGGCGGAGGACATCGTGCTGGCGCCGGGTAACGTCTACAGCCTGTCGCAATCGGCGGGCCGGTTCCTGCGCTTCAATGTCGCGCAATCCAGCGATCCGCGTCTGTTCAGCGCGCTTGGGCGGGCCATGGCGACCGCCGCGCGGCACGGTGCGCGGCGCGGGGCGCCGGCACAGATTGAGCTTGCGCGAACGCCGTGATTGACATAAAGATATCTTTATATCTTTCTTGGCTTCATCGCGGAGTTCGAGCGCTTGCGCCAGCCGACCATGGTCTCGTCCGATGTTCTGCTCGCCGGCCTGCGCGCGGCCGGTGAAGAGACGCGGCTGCGTATCCTGGCGCTGCTCTCCGAGGGTGAATTGTCGGTGTCGGATCTGACCGACATTCTCGGCCAGTCGCAGCCGCGCATTTCGCGCCATCTCAAATTGCTGACCGAGGCCGGGCTGGTGCGGCGCTCGCGCGAGGGGGCCTGGGCCTTCTTCCGGCTCGACGAGACCGGGGCGGGCGGCGCCTTCGCCGCTTCGCTCGCGGCCTGGCTCGATCCGCGCGATCCGGTGCTCGCTGCCGATCGCGAACGGCTGTCGGCGGTGCGCATGTCGCGCGCCGAGGCGGCGCAGGGCTATTTCGCCAGCGTTGCGCGCGACTGGGACCGGCTGCGCTCGCTGCATGTGCCTGATGAGGCGGTCGAAGCCGCCGTGGAAGCCGCCGCCCGCGAAGGCGCGCGTGGCGCGCTGCTCGATCTCGGCACCGGCACGGGACGCATGCTGGAGCGGATTGCGCCGACCTTCGGCCGCGCCGTCGGCGTCGACGCCAATCACGCCATGCTTGCGGTTGCGCGCGCCAATCTGGAGAAGGCCGGGCTGTCGCGCGTGGAATTGCGCCAGGGCGACATCTACGCGCTGCCCTTCACGCGCGGCTCCTTCGATCTCGTCGTGATCCATCAGGTCCTGCATTTCCTCGACGATCCTGGCCGCGCCGTGCGCGAGGCGACGGCGATGCTCAGCCCCGGCGGGCGCTTGATCGTGGTCGATTTCGCGCCCCATGAGATGGAGTTCCTGCGCGCCGAGCATGCGCATCGCCGGCTGGGCTTCTCAAAAGCCCAGATTTCCGGCTGGTTCTCGGAGGCCGGGCTTAACTGCGATCTCGCCGAGGAGATCAAATCAGCGGGCGGCGTCTCCGCTGAGCTCACCGTCATGCTCTGGCGCGGGCAGGACCGGCGCAAGCCGGCTGAGCAGAGCTTGCGTCAAACCAATCTCGAGGTTGCCTGATGAATGCGTTTCGCCCCAGCCGGCACGGCTCGCGCCGCCCAAAAGTCTCCTTCGAATTCTTCCCGCCCAAGACGGCGGAGATGGAGACCGCGCTATGGGAAAGCGTGCGCCGGCTCGAGCCGCTGGTGCCGAGCTTCGTCTCGGTGACCTATGGCGCCGGCGGTTCGACGCGTGAGCGCACCCACGCCACCGTCAAGCGCATGGTCGAGGAGACGGCACTGAAGCCGGCCGCACATCTGACCTGCGTGTCGGCGACGCGCGACGAGGTCGATGACGTCATCCGCTCCTATTGGGAGGCTGGCGTGCGCCATATCGTGGCGCTGCGCGGCGACCCGGCGGGTGGCTTGGGGACGGCTTACGAGCCGCATCCGCAGGGCTATCACCAGACCTCGGATCTCGTCGCCGGTATCCGGCGCGTCGGCGATTTCGAGGTCACCGTCTCGGCCTATCCGGAAAAGCATCCGGAAGCCGCCTCGCTCGACGCCGATATCGACGCGCTGAAGAAGAAGGTCGACGCCGGGGCGACGCGCGCCATCACCCAGTTCTTCTTCGATAACGACGTCTATTTCCGCTATCTCGACAAGGTCCGGGCGCGAGGCATCGATATTCCGATCCTGCCCGGCATCGTGCCGGTGCAGAATTTCAAGCAGACCGCGAACTTCGCCCGCAAGACCGGCGCGAGCGTGCCGCAATGGCTCGCCGACCGCTTCGAGGGGCTGGAGGACGACGCCGCGACGCGTCGGCTGGTCGCGGCTGCCGTCTGCGCCGAGCAGGTGCTCGATCTGATCGATCGCGGCGTTTCGGACCTGCATTTCTACACGATGAACAAGGCTGATCTGGTCTATGCGATCTGCCATCTGGTTGGCCTGAAGCCCGAGAAGACGGCGGCGCAGGCTGTTGCGGCGGAGTGATTTCGGCATTGCGAGCGAAGCGAAGCAATCCAGATTCATAGAGTTTTACGAACCCTGGATTGCTTCGTCGTTTCACGCCTCGCAATGACGCTGAGGGCGCGCTGTCGGCGCCATAAAACTTGAGACGAAAGCGTGACGATGTCCGAGTTCAAGCCTACTCCTGTCGACGGCGCCGAGATCGAGCGCGCGCTGCGCCAGTCCGCCTCCGAGCGCATCCTCGTGCTCGACGGCGCGATGGGCACGCAGATCCAGAACCTGAAGCTCTCGGAGGCCGAGTTCCGGGCCGAGCGCTTCAAGGGCTGGAACCATGACCTCAAGGGCAATAACGACCTGCTGGTGCTGACCCAGCCAGAGGCGATCCGCGACATCCACCTGGCTTACTTCATGGCCGGCGCGGACATCGTCGAGACCAACACCTTCTCCTCGACCCAGATCGCCCAGGCCGATTACGGCATGGAGGCGCTGGCTTATGAATTGAACGTCGCCTCGGCGAAGCTCGCCCGCGAGGCTGCCGCGATCGCCCAAAAGGCCGATGGCCGCCGCCGCTATGTCGCCGGTGCGATCGGCCCGACCAATCGCACGCTCTCGATCTCGCCCGACGTCAATAATCCCGGCTTCCGCGCGGTGACCTTCGACCAGGTCCGCGATTCTTACGCCGAGCAGGTGCGCGGGCTGATCGATGGCGGCTCGGAGCTGATCCTGGTCGAGACCATCTTCGATACACTCAACGCCAAGGCGGCGATCGTGGCGATCGAGGATGTTTATCGCGAGAAGGGGTTGCGCCTGCCGGTGATGATCTCCGGCACGATCACGGACCTCTCCGGCCGCACATTGTCGGGGCAGACGACTGAGGCCTTCTGGAATGCGATCCGCCATTCCAATCCGATGACGGTCGGCCTCAACTGCGCGCTCGGCGCGCGCGAGATGCGGGCGCATATCAAGGATCTGTCGCGCGTCGCCGATACGCTGATCTGCGCTTATCCCAATGCTGGCCTGCCCAACGAATTCGGCCTCTATGACGAGAGCCCGGAGGCGACGGCCGGCATGCTGGCCGAATTCGCCGATGCCGGCCTCGTCAATGTCGTCGGCGGCTGCTGCGGCACGACGCCCGGCCATATCCGTGCCATTGCGGAAGCTGTCGCCGGCAAGGCGCCGCGGCAGGTCCCTGAGATCAAGCGTTATCTCAGGCTGGCGGGGCTTGAACCCTTCACGCTCGACGAGACCATCCCCTTCGTCAATGTCGGCGAGCGCACCAACGTCACCGGCTCGGCCCGCTTCCGCAAGCTGGTCAAGGAGGGCGATTTTGCCGCCGCGCTCGATGTCGCGCGCGACCAGGTCGCCAATGGCGCGCAGGTCATCGACATCAACATGGATGAGGGCCTGCTCGACTCGCAGGCCGCGATGACCGAGTTCTGCAATCTGATCGCCTCGGAGCCGGATATTTCGCGGGTTCCGATCATGGTCGATTCGTCGAAGTTCAATGTCATCGAGGCCGGGCTGAAGACGATCCAGGGCAAGCCGATCGTCAATTCGATCTCGATGAAGGAGGGTGAAGAAGCCTTCCTCGAACATGCCCGCATCTGCCGCAATTATGGTGCGGCCGTCGTCGTCATGGCCTTCGATGAGACCGGGCAGGCCGATACCTATCAGCGCAAGATCGAGATCTGCACCCGCGCCTACAAGCTCCTGACCGAGGAGATCGGCTTCCCGCCCGAAGACATCATCTTCGACCCCAATATTTTCGCGGTCGCGACGGGCATCGAAGAGCACGATAATTACGGCAACGACTTCATCGAGGCGACCAAGACGATCCGCGAGACCTTGCCGCACGCCCATATCTCGGGCGGCGTCTCGAACTTGTCGTTCTCGTTTCGTGGCAACGAAAAAGTCCGCGAAGCGATGCATTCGGTCTTCCTGTACCACTGCATCAAAGTCGGCATGGATATGGGCATCGTCAATGCGGGCCAGCTCGGCTCCTATGACGACCTCGACCCCGAGTTGCGCGAGCTCTGCGAGGATGTCGTCCTCAACCGCCGCAAGGATTCGACCGAGCGGCTGCTCGATGCCGCCCCGCGCTTCAAGGGCGACGGTTCCGTCGCTGTCTCGGCCAAGGATCTCGTCTGGCGCGACAACCCGGTCGAGAAGCGTCTCGAATATGCGCTGGTCAACGGCATCACCGCCTTCATCGACGTGGATGTCGAGGAGGCCCGCGCCAAGGCCGACAAGCCGCTGCATGTCATCGAAGGCCCGCTGATGGCCGGCATGAACGTGGTCGGCGATCTGTTCGGCGCCGGCAAGATGTTTCTGCCGCAAGTGGTGAAGTCCGCTCGCGTGATGAAGCAGGCGGTGGCCTATCTGATGCCCTATATGGAGGAGGAGAAGCGCCTGAACGGCGGCACCGAGCGCTCGGCTGCCGGCAAGGTGCTGATGGCGACCGTCAAGGGCGATGTCCACGACATCGGCAAGAACATCGTCGGCGTCGTGCTCCAGTGCAACAATTATGAGGTCATCGATCTCGGCGTGATGGTGCCGACGCAGAAGATCCTCGACACCGCCCGCCGGGAGAAGGTCGACATCATCGGATTGTCCGGCCTGATCACGCCTTCGCTCGACGAGATGGTGACGGTCGCCTCCGAGATGGAGCGCGAGGGTTTTGACATTCCCCTGCTGATCGGCGGGGCGACGACCAGCCGCGTCCATACGGCGGTGAAGATTCACCCGGCCTACAGCCAGGGCCAGACGGTCTATGTCACCGACGCCTCACGTGCGGTTGGCGTCGTCTCCAGCCTGCTGTCGCAGGACCAGAAGCCGGCCTATATCGAGGGCGTCCAGGCTGAATATGCCAAGGTCGCGGCGGCGCATCGCCGCTCCGAGGCCGACAAGCAGCGCCTGCCGCTGGTCAAGGCGCGCACTAATGCCTTCAAGCCGGACTGGACGAGCTATATGCCGCCCAAGCCCAGCTTCCTCGGCACGCGTGTCTTCCGCACCTATGACGTCGCCGATCTCGTGCCGGTGATCGACTGGACGCCGTTCTTCCAGACCTGGGAGATGAAGGGGCGTTTTCCTGCGATCCTCCAGGACGAGAAGCAGGGTGAGGCGGCGCGCGCGCTCTGGGAGGATGCGCAGGCGATGCTGAAACGTATCGTCGAAGAACGCTGGTTCAATCCCAAGGCCGTCATCGGCTTCTGGCCGGCCAATGCGGTGGGCGACGATATCCGCCTCTATACCGGTGAG harbors:
- the metF gene encoding methylenetetrahydrofolate reductase [NAD(P)H] encodes the protein MNAFRPSRHGSRRPKVSFEFFPPKTAEMETALWESVRRLEPLVPSFVSVTYGAGGSTRERTHATVKRMVEETALKPAAHLTCVSATRDEVDDVIRSYWEAGVRHIVALRGDPAGGLGTAYEPHPQGYHQTSDLVAGIRRVGDFEVTVSAYPEKHPEAASLDADIDALKKKVDAGATRAITQFFFDNDVYFRYLDKVRARGIDIPILPGIVPVQNFKQTANFARKTGASVPQWLADRFEGLEDDAATRRLVAAAVCAEQVLDLIDRGVSDLHFYTMNKADLVYAICHLVGLKPEKTAAQAVAAE
- a CDS encoding PLP-dependent aminotransferase family protein, whose protein sequence is MHDWVLPNSDDGTLVERVMAAVNQRIAGRALAPGAKLPSLRSLAETMGVSKSTVVEAYDRLAAEGVIQARRGSGFYVVGHAPPFSVADLGPRLERAVDPFWVSRQSLDAGDGVLKPGCGWLPADWLPEDSMRRALRALSRAPAETLADYGTPLGLAPLRQVLARRMALHGIEVGPDRIMLTESGTQALDLACRFLVEPGDTVLVDDPCYFNFHALLRAHRVRIVGVPYTQNGPDTVQFEQVLAEHRPRLYITNSALHNPTGATLSPVVAHRVLKLADQFGLTIIEDDIFADFELEPAPRLAAFDGLDRVVQIGSFSKSLSASVRCGYIAAKRDWIEGLIDLKIAASFGTGRLAAEMVLTILRDGSYRKYMDGLRARLARAMSETSARLKAMGIQPWIEPRGGMFLWCVLPEGLDSSMIARQLLAEDIVLAPGNVYSLSQSAGRFLRFNVAQSSDPRLFSALGRAMATAARHGARRGAPAQIELARTP
- a CDS encoding YitT family protein, which encodes MTQAATALETGERHRFYEDVLAMLLGTLMVSIGIVLYTKATLLTSGAAGLALLLQFATGINFGILFFALNLPFYWLAIRRMGWRFAARTFIAVGLVSVFTWATPAWLRIEAVDPLYAAIAGGSFMGLGLLALFRHRTGLGGINILALYLQEHHGIRAGWFQLGVDVVILTGALFLLPLDKVLISLAGAAVLNLILAINHKPGRYMGVS
- a CDS encoding glycoside hydrolase family 3 N-terminal domain-containing protein, translating into MILRLVAAFLLCLVAPQAFADNAFADDTVAWKTGREAAAIERRIDALLAKMTLEEKVGQLHLSGRGDGFDINQIKTGHMGGVMNFVVPSEVLAVQHAARESRLKIPVIIGLDAVHGFSTYFPLPLGQASTWNPKLIEEAAYWTGREARAAGIQWTFAPMVDISRDPRWGRVLEGAGEDPYLASVVAAARTHGYQRGGVATTAKHFVGYGAAEAGRDYNSTWIPTSQLYDLYLPPFKASFEAGSMTAMAAFNALNGMPATAHRGMLTDLLRGKWGFKGFVTSDFGSITELRLHGIAKDDAEAARKALLAGIDMDMMGDVYLKHLGNEVTAGRVPMKALNEAVRRVLRVKFHLGLFERADIDPAAAPALMQTQAAREVALKAAQEGVILLKNANETLPIAAGVKSVAVIGAMARPEDERVWTDPAGLGRRVIQALPEALKERLPADANVVYEPAFTKACGTEFADKGAALRAAAASDVIVAMLGEDCEFMGEGASRTNLGLPGVQQELLEALVATGKPVVLVLATARPLVLSWAEAHVAAIVQTFHGGTEGRTAIADVLAGKVNPSGRVPMSFPRSVGQIPVYYDQLPTGRPEKVRQRYESIFMDEKNEALYPFGYGLSYSRFTYANPRVDKASVPMNGTVEVSVDVGNAGSRDGQEVVQLYIRQPVASRSRPLRELKAFEKVALRAGETRTVRFKLDVARLGVHDDAGRYVLDPGTFEIYLGGSSRASETVSFILTKS
- the metH gene encoding methionine synthase, which encodes MSEFKPTPVDGAEIERALRQSASERILVLDGAMGTQIQNLKLSEAEFRAERFKGWNHDLKGNNDLLVLTQPEAIRDIHLAYFMAGADIVETNTFSSTQIAQADYGMEALAYELNVASAKLAREAAAIAQKADGRRRYVAGAIGPTNRTLSISPDVNNPGFRAVTFDQVRDSYAEQVRGLIDGGSELILVETIFDTLNAKAAIVAIEDVYREKGLRLPVMISGTITDLSGRTLSGQTTEAFWNAIRHSNPMTVGLNCALGAREMRAHIKDLSRVADTLICAYPNAGLPNEFGLYDESPEATAGMLAEFADAGLVNVVGGCCGTTPGHIRAIAEAVAGKAPRQVPEIKRYLRLAGLEPFTLDETIPFVNVGERTNVTGSARFRKLVKEGDFAAALDVARDQVANGAQVIDINMDEGLLDSQAAMTEFCNLIASEPDISRVPIMVDSSKFNVIEAGLKTIQGKPIVNSISMKEGEEAFLEHARICRNYGAAVVVMAFDETGQADTYQRKIEICTRAYKLLTEEIGFPPEDIIFDPNIFAVATGIEEHDNYGNDFIEATKTIRETLPHAHISGGVSNLSFSFRGNEKVREAMHSVFLYHCIKVGMDMGIVNAGQLGSYDDLDPELRELCEDVVLNRRKDSTERLLDAAPRFKGDGSVAVSAKDLVWRDNPVEKRLEYALVNGITAFIDVDVEEARAKADKPLHVIEGPLMAGMNVVGDLFGAGKMFLPQVVKSARVMKQAVAYLMPYMEEEKRLNGGTERSAAGKVLMATVKGDVHDIGKNIVGVVLQCNNYEVIDLGVMVPTQKILDTARREKVDIIGLSGLITPSLDEMVTVASEMEREGFDIPLLIGGATTSRVHTAVKIHPAYSQGQTVYVTDASRAVGVVSSLLSQDQKPAYIEGVQAEYAKVAAAHRRSEADKQRLPLVKARTNAFKPDWTSYMPPKPSFLGTRVFRTYDVADLVPVIDWTPFFQTWEMKGRFPAILQDEKQGEAARALWEDAQAMLKRIVEERWFNPKAVIGFWPANAVGDDIRLYTGESRQETLASFHGLRQQLSKRDGKPNMCLSDFVAPEGIERPDYIGAFVVTTGAEEERISEKFARDNDDYRSIMVKALADRIAEAMAERMHQKVRTEFWGYAPDENLANEDLIREEYRGIRPAPGYPAQPDHTEKETLFELLQAERRVGVKLTESFAMWPGSSVSGLYLSHPDAYYFGVAKVERDQVEDYAARKSMPIHEVERWLAPILNYEPSAYRLEAAE
- a CDS encoding DMT family transporter; translated protein: MDKTLSGWINGLIGVLIFSGSLPATRVAVADFDPVFLTAARAAIAGILALGLLLAFRQKRPERGDLVSLVVVALSVVVGFPLLTALALKHVTSAHSIVFIGLLPLATAIFGVLRGGERPRLAFWLFSCLGSALVAGFAMTHGFDASPLGDLLMLAAIIICGLGYAEGAALSRRLGGWQVISWALVLALPIMAALTFSTMPASLAQTGGPAWLGLGYVSLFSMLIGFVFWYRGLAQGGIAAVGQLQLLQPFFGLLLASMLLNEAVSWQMVAVSAAVALCVAGAKRFAR
- a CDS encoding metalloregulator ArsR/SmtB family transcription factor, translated to MVSSDVLLAGLRAAGEETRLRILALLSEGELSVSDLTDILGQSQPRISRHLKLLTEAGLVRRSREGAWAFFRLDETGAGGAFAASLAAWLDPRDPVLAADRERLSAVRMSRAEAAQGYFASVARDWDRLRSLHVPDEAVEAAVEAAAREGARGALLDLGTGTGRMLERIAPTFGRAVGVDANHAMLAVARANLEKAGLSRVELRQGDIYALPFTRGSFDLVVIHQVLHFLDDPGRAVREATAMLSPGGRLIVVDFAPHEMEFLRAEHAHRRLGFSKAQISGWFSEAGLNCDLAEEIKSAGGVSAELTVMLWRGQDRRKPAEQSLRQTNLEVA
- a CDS encoding cold-shock protein — protein: MATGTVKWFNTEKGFGFIQPADGGKDVFVHITAVKEAGLMTLTEGQKVSFELKTERGKTAAGSLQLI